The following nucleotide sequence is from Gordonia jinghuaiqii.
GCCTGCCGATATGTCATCGGTGCCCCCGCCCGACGCCGCGTCGTCGGCCCCGTCCCCAACCGCCGCCGCCGCATCCGCCGCGAGCGATCCGCAGGTCATCGAGTATCTACGTCTCGGGCTGGCCTTCGACCGCCTCGAACGTGGATTCGTCGACGCCTACACCGGCGACCCGGCCCTGAAAGCCGACGTCGAGAACGCGCCTGCGCCCGACCCGGCCCGCCTCGCCGAACGCGCCCGCGCGCTGCTCGCCGAACTGCCCGGCGGCGCCCTCGACCCGGCACGCGCGGAGTTCATCGGCGGGCACCTTCGGGCGCTCGAGTGTTCGGCACGCAAGTTCGCCGGCGACGAGATCGGCTTCGTCGACGAGGTCCGCGCCTACTTCGACGTCGACATCACCGCCGCCGACCCCGACCGCTACCGGCAGGCCCACACCCAACTCGCCGAGGCGCTCGGTGTCCCGGACGCCACCGGAGACGAGCTGCGCGACGCCTACGCCGCCCATCGTCGCGCCGACGAGATCCCGCCCGGGAAGGTCGACGAATGCGTCCGGGCCTTCAGCGGCGCACTGCGGGAACGAGTCCGAAACGCATACCCGTTGCCCGACAACGAGATCGTCGAATTCGAGGTCGTCACCGACAAGCCGTGGTCCGGCTTCAACTACTACCTCGGCGACTACCGGTCCCGAGTCGCGATCAACGCCGACCTGACGCAATACATGTCCTCGCTACCCGCCCTGATCGCACACGAGGCCTACCCCGGTCACCACACCGAACACTGCCGCAAAGAACAACTGCTCGTCGGAGCCGGCCAGGACGAACAGTCGATCTTCCTGGTCAACACCCCGCAATGCCTCATGGCCGAAGGCCTCGCCGATCACGCCCTCGCCGCGATCATGGGCAAGGACTGGGGCGCATGGGCCCAGGAGATCTACGCCGACCTCGGACTCCGCTTCGACGCGCAACGTGCCGCGCGTGTCTCCCACGCGAGCGACGGACTCCTGACCGTGCGCCAGGACGCCGCCCTCATGTTGCACGACCGGCACGCCGACGCCGACAC
It contains:
- a CDS encoding DUF2268 domain-containing protein, with protein sequence MSSVPPPDAASSAPSPTAAAASAASDPQVIEYLRLGLAFDRLERGFVDAYTGDPALKADVENAPAPDPARLAERARALLAELPGGALDPARAEFIGGHLRALECSARKFAGDEIGFVDEVRAYFDVDITAADPDRYRQAHTQLAEALGVPDATGDELRDAYAAHRRADEIPPGKVDECVRAFSGALRERVRNAYPLPDNEIVEFEVVTDKPWSGFNYYLGDYRSRVAINADLTQYMSSLPALIAHEAYPGHHTEHCRKEQLLVGAGQDEQSIFLVNTPQCLMAEGLADHALAAIMGKDWGAWAQEIYADLGLRFDAQRAARVSHASDGLLTVRQDAALMLHDRHADADTVAEFLQRWLLAPPERARQMLRFLTSPLWRAYITTYVEGYQLLDEWLDAADDRAAAFGRLLDEPLIPASLRRELAV